In one Diceros bicornis minor isolate mBicDic1 chromosome 2, mDicBic1.mat.cur, whole genome shotgun sequence genomic region, the following are encoded:
- the LOC131414991 gene encoding zinc finger protein 3-like translates to MELARGACHSASLAAPSTNLDTCTECGKAFGQSSTFIVHQSIHTGEKPYRCGECGEAFTHSVHLIWHLRVHTGEKPYVCGMCGKAFSQGSSLIVHRGVHTGEKPYVCPECSKTFSRSSCLLVHWRSHTGERPYECHECGKAVTCSSYHLGHQRTHTSEKPYRCTQCGKAFSQSSHLISHQTTHAQRKHPPASLVRAQC, encoded by the coding sequence ATGGAACTTGCGAGAGGTGCCTGCCACAGCGCCAGCCTGGCGGCCCCCAGCACAAATCTCGACACATGTACTGAGTGTGGCAAGGCCTTTGGCCAGAGCTCCACCTTCATCGTGCACCAGAGCATCCACACAGGGGAGAAGCCATACAGGTGCGGGGAGTGTGGGGAGGCCTTCACACACAGCGTGCACCTGATCTGGCACCTGAGGGTGCACACAGGGGAGAAGCCCTACGTCTGTGGCATGTGCGGCAAGGCCTTCAGCCAGGGCTCAAGCCTCATCGTGCACCGGGGTGTGCACACAGGTGAGAAGCCATACGTGTGCCCCGAGTGCAGCAAGACCTTCAGCCGAAGCTCTTGCCTCCTGGTGCACTGGCGGAGCCACACAGGCGAGAGGCCTTACGAGTGCCATGAGTGCGGCAAGGCTGTCACTTGCAGCTCCTACCACCTGGGGCACCAGCGCACCCACACAAGTGAGAAGCCCTATCGCTGCACCCAGTGCGGGAAGGCCTTCAGCCAGAGCTCCCACCTCATCTCTCACCAGACCACTCATGCCCAGAGGAAACACCCGCCGGCCTCCCTGGTCAGAGCCCAGTGTTGA